TACTTGTTTTTCTTGAGCGCACTGACATCGTGCACCTCTCTGAGCAATAACCTTTTGGTCTCAGTATCAGTAATCGGCAGAACAACCCTTTTACCCATTCTAAGAGCATCTTCCATTAGATTTTGCGTCGGCACTTCGCTCCCGAATGATGCATAAAACAATATAACACGTGCTTGTCTAAACTTGGGTAGCTCAAGTAATTTCGTTTCAATCTCCAGGGTTTTTTGGGCACGCTCAGCTTCACTTAGCAAATCGCGCTTCCATCTTATAGTCTGTCTTAAAGCTCGTTTCGGCGACATCTTGTCCTTTCCATCAACCGCTATCTTTGCATGCTAAGGCAGTTTGCTGCGCCAAAGTCGGCCTCTTTTTAGTTGAAAGCCTTGCTAAAAAGCGGTTAAATTTAATAGAGCGTTTTTGAAAAGTTAT
This genomic window from Bacillota bacterium contains:
- a CDS encoding 5-formyltetrahydrofolate cyclo-ligase; the protein is MSPKRALRQTIRWKRDLLSEAERAQKTLEIETKLLELPKFRQARVILFYASFGSEVPTQNLMEDALRMGKRVVLPITDTETKRLLLREVHDVSALKKNKYGIPEPTQEDSRDIEQDLIDLIIVPGVAFDVCGHRIGYGGGYYDRFLKTISPSVPRISLAFEIQIVPEIPKEDHDLPVDEIVTEKRIIDACKARSSE